The following are encoded in a window of Arcobacter arenosus genomic DNA:
- a CDS encoding glutaminase has product MDYQKIIEEIEEEIQPFIKEGKVADYIPALANSNINDFAMSIIELNGKQHSIGCSQKLFSIQSISKVFTFTIALKIYCKNLYKRVGYEPSGNPFNSLVQLEYEKGIPRNPFINAGAIVTTDALYSKHKSNTFYTILNFIKKQCGYAGIQANNEIYESELAHGFRNLSLINLMKSFGNIENNIDDVISTYFRQCSIMMNTQQLANSMLYLANHGINPLTKEVIVSAAQAKRINALMLTCGHYDASGDFAFHVGLPGKSGVGGGIVAIVPQKMAICVYSPGLNKEGNSLVGTKALELFTTKTKLSIF; this is encoded by the coding sequence ATGGATTATCAAAAAATAATTGAAGAGATAGAAGAAGAGATTCAGCCCTTTATAAAAGAAGGGAAAGTTGCCGATTATATTCCTGCCCTTGCAAATTCAAATATTAATGACTTTGCAATGAGTATAATTGAACTTAATGGAAAACAACATAGTATTGGATGTAGCCAAAAACTATTTTCTATACAAAGTATTTCCAAGGTTTTCACCTTCACAATAGCTCTTAAAATTTATTGTAAAAATCTATATAAAAGAGTTGGTTATGAGCCATCTGGTAATCCCTTTAATTCCTTAGTACAGCTTGAATACGAAAAAGGAATACCAAGAAACCCTTTTATAAATGCAGGGGCTATAGTAACAACAGATGCCTTATACTCAAAACATAAAAGCAATACCTTTTATACAATTCTAAATTTTATAAAAAAACAATGTGGATATGCAGGAATTCAAGCAAACAATGAGATATATGAATCAGAACTAGCCCATGGTTTTAGAAATTTATCTTTAATAAACCTAATGAAAAGTTTTGGCAATATTGAAAATAATATAGATGATGTAATCTCCACATATTTTAGACAATGTTCAATCATGATGAACACCCAACAATTGGCAAACTCAATGCTTTATCTAGCAAATCATGGAATTAATCCTCTAACAAAAGAGGTGATTGTAAGTGCTGCCCAAGCAAAAAGAATAAATGCCCTTATGCTTACTTGTGGACACTATGATGCTTCTGGTGATTTTGCATTTCATGTTGGACTTCCAGGGAAAAGTGGAGTTGGTGGAGGTATAGTTGCAATAGTACCACAAAAAATGGCAATATGTGTTTACTCACCTGGATTGAATAAAGAGGGTAACTCTTTAGTTGGAACAAAAGCTTTAGAACTCTTTACAACAAAAACAAAGTTATCTATCTTCTAA